A single Streptococcus thermophilus DNA region contains:
- the trmFO gene encoding methylenetetrahydrofolate--tRNA-(uracil(54)-C(5))-methyltransferase (FADH(2)-oxidizing) TrmFO gives MSQSKADYINVIGAGLAGSEAAYQIAKRGIPVKLYEMRGVKATPQHKTTNFAELVCSNSFRGDSLTNAVGLLKEEMRRLDSIIMRNGEAHRVPAGGAMAVDREGYAEAVTAEIESHPLIEVIREEITEIPDDAITVIASGPLTSDALAEKIHELNGGDGFYFYDAAAPIVDKATIDMNKVYLKSRYDKGEAAYLNCPMTKEEFMAFHEALTTAEEAPLNSFEKEKYFEGCMPIEVMAKRGIKTMLYGPMKPVGLEYPEDYMGPRDGDFKTPYAVVQLRQDNAAGSLYNIVGFQTHLKWGEQKRVFQMIPGLENAEFVRYGVMHRNSYMDSPNLLKQTFQSKSNPNLFFAGQMTGVEGYVESAASGLVAGINAARLFKGEDEVIFPHTTAIGSLPYYVTHAESKHFQPMNVNFGIIKELEGPRIRDKKERYEKIAERALKDLQTFIDA, from the coding sequence ATGTCTCAATCAAAAGCAGATTATATTAACGTGATTGGAGCTGGTTTGGCCGGATCCGAGGCGGCTTATCAGATTGCCAAACGTGGTATTCCAGTAAAACTTTATGAAATGCGTGGGGTCAAAGCAACACCACAGCATAAGACAACAAATTTTGCAGAATTGGTTTGCTCTAACTCTTTCCGTGGAGATAGCTTGACCAATGCTGTAGGGCTTCTAAAAGAAGAAATGCGTCGTTTGGACTCTATCATTATGCGTAATGGAGAAGCTCACCGTGTGCCAGCAGGTGGTGCCATGGCGGTGGACCGTGAAGGCTATGCAGAAGCAGTGACAGCTGAAATTGAAAGTCATCCCTTAATTGAAGTTATCCGTGAAGAAATCACAGAAATTCCTGATGATGCTATTACAGTTATTGCTTCAGGTCCCCTAACTTCTGATGCTTTAGCTGAAAAGATTCATGAGCTTAACGGTGGAGACGGGTTCTATTTCTATGATGCCGCTGCACCAATCGTTGATAAAGCAACTATCGACATGAACAAGGTTTACCTTAAGTCACGCTATGACAAGGGTGAAGCAGCTTATCTAAACTGTCCAATGACCAAGGAAGAGTTCATGGCCTTTCATGAGGCCTTGACTACAGCTGAAGAAGCTCCTTTGAATTCTTTTGAAAAAGAAAAGTATTTCGAAGGGTGTATGCCTATCGAGGTTATGGCTAAACGTGGTATTAAAACAATGCTCTACGGTCCTATGAAACCAGTTGGTTTGGAGTATCCTGAAGATTATATGGGTCCACGTGATGGTGACTTCAAGACACCTTATGCGGTTGTTCAGCTTCGTCAGGACAATGCGGCTGGTAGCCTCTACAATATCGTTGGTTTCCAAACCCACCTCAAATGGGGAGAGCAAAAACGTGTCTTCCAAATGATTCCAGGTCTTGAAAATGCAGAATTTGTTCGTTATGGGGTAATGCACCGTAACTCTTACATGGATTCGCCAAACTTGCTTAAACAGACCTTCCAATCAAAATCAAACCCTAATTTGTTCTTTGCTGGACAAATGACTGGTGTTGAAGGTTATGTTGAATCAGCTGCCTCAGGTTTGGTTGCTGGAATCAATGCAGCCCGTCTCTTTAAGGGTGAAGATGAAGTTATTTTCCCTCATACAACAGCAATCGGTAGCCTTCCATATTATGTGACACATGCTGAAAGCAAACATTTCCAACCAATGAATGTTAACTTTGGTATTATCAAAGAATTAGAAGGCCCACGTATTCGTGACAAGAAAGAGCGTTATGAAAAAATCGCAGAAAGAGCTCTTAAGGATTTGCAAACTTTTATAGATGCTTGA
- a CDS encoding Fe-S oxidoreductase — protein sequence MRIIKFPEQISEDIIHYTFLDDIISYNCEKCRGSCCHVNNSLLLDAKTASFLKRTYLKDFIVSDDSVSLLSCGKKCWFHSELGCTINDLGLNKPLTCELYPFHIKKIQNFYIVSFTPCPTFQLNLGEGQRYKDIEDVVLRYIKTGVPVFSPSLHVSEERLKYEIEYQNNFKNTLSEYYRTKTADGTTEFKEYEKWYIYYLDFRWGSIPLSYTSSQANQFWNLYKRVCEDVYKKISYIRTDNIYFIIANQFNKIISKHFQLNFIDKE from the coding sequence ATGAGAATTATTAAATTTCCTGAACAGATTTCAGAAGATATCATTCATTATACGTTTCTAGATGATATTATCTCTTATAATTGTGAAAAGTGTAGAGGATCTTGTTGTCATGTGAATAATTCTTTATTACTTGATGCAAAGACAGCAAGTTTTCTAAAACGCACGTATCTTAAAGATTTTATTGTTAGTGATGATAGTGTTTCATTGTTGAGTTGTGGTAAAAAGTGCTGGTTTCATTCTGAATTGGGTTGTACGATAAATGATTTAGGCTTGAACAAGCCATTAACTTGTGAATTATATCCTTTTCATATTAAGAAAATTCAGAACTTCTATATTGTTTCTTTTACTCCTTGTCCGACATTTCAACTGAACCTTGGTGAGGGGCAGAGGTACAAGGATATAGAGGATGTAGTTTTACGATATATTAAAACTGGGGTGCCAGTTTTTAGTCCGTCTTTGCATGTTTCAGAGGAAAGGCTGAAATATGAGATTGAGTATCAAAACAATTTTAAAAACACTTTATCAGAGTATTATCGAACAAAGACTGCCGATGGCACTACAGAGTTTAAAGAATATGAAAAATGGTATATATATTATTTAGATTTTAGATGGGGAAGTATACCCTTATCTTATACAAGTTCACAAGCAAATCAATTTTGGAATCTTTACAAGAGAGTTTGTGAAGATGTTTATAAAAAAATATCATATATACGAACAGATAACATATACTTTATTATTGCAAATCAGTTTAATAAGATAATTTCAAAGCATTTTCAGCTAAATTTTATAGATAAAGAATGA
- the ndk gene encoding nucleoside-diphosphate kinase: MQKTFFIIKPDAVKRHLIGQVLDRIERRGFVIERMEMLMLDEERLKEHYAQLADKPFFPSISEFMMSGPAVIGIMSGPGVIKSWRDMMGATNPGDAAPGTIRGDFATAPDGDMIPNIVHGSDSEESAAREIKIWFGE; the protein is encoded by the coding sequence ATGCAAAAAACATTCTTTATTATTAAACCAGATGCTGTTAAACGCCATCTAATTGGTCAAGTGCTTGATCGAATTGAGCGACGTGGCTTCGTTATTGAGCGTATGGAGATGCTGATGCTTGACGAAGAACGTCTTAAAGAACATTATGCCCAATTGGCTGATAAACCTTTTTTCCCTAGTATTTCTGAATTCATGATGAGTGGTCCAGCAGTTATTGGTATTATGTCCGGCCCAGGTGTTATTAAGTCATGGCGTGATATGATGGGAGCAACTAATCCTGGGGATGCTGCTCCTGGAACGATTCGTGGAGACTTTGCAACAGCACCAGATGGTGACATGATTCCAAATATCGTTCATGGCTCTGATTCAGAAGAATCTGCGGCTCGAGAAATTAAGATTTGGTTTGGTGAGTAG
- the lepA gene encoding translation elongation factor 4: MPNIEELKQRQEKIRNFSIIAHIDHGKSTLADRILEKTETVSSREMQAQLLDSMDLERERGITIKLNAIELNYKAKDGETYIFHLIDTPGHVDFTYEVSRSLAACEGAILVVDAAQGIEAQTLANVYLALDNDLEILPVINKIDLPAADPERVRTEIEDVIGLDASEAVLASAKAGIGIEEILEQIVEKVPAPQGDVEAPLQALIFDSVYDAYRGVILQVRVVNGMVKTGDKIQMMSNGKTFDVTEVGIFTPKAVGRDYLATGDVGYVAASIKTVADTRVGDTVTLADNPAAEPLHGYKQMNPMVFAGLYPIESNKYNDLREALEKLQLNDASLQFEPETSQALGFGFRCGFLGLLHMDVIQERLEREFNIDLIMTAPSVVYHVNTTDGEMLEVSNPSEFPDPTRIDTIEEPYVKAQIMVPQEYVGAVMELAQRKRGDFETMEYIDDNRVNVIYQIPLAEIVFDFFDKLKSSTRGYASFDYELSEYRRSQLVKMDILLNGDKVDALSFIVHREFAYERGKLIVDKLKKIIPRQQFEVPIQAAIGQKIVARTDIKALRKNVLAKCYGGDVSRKRKLLEKQKAGKKRMKAIGSVEVPQEAFLSVLSMDEDEK; encoded by the coding sequence ATGCCAAATATTGAAGAATTAAAACAAAGACAGGAGAAGATTCGCAACTTCTCGATTATTGCTCATATTGACCATGGTAAATCAACGCTTGCTGACCGTATCTTGGAAAAGACTGAAACTGTATCAAGTCGTGAGATGCAGGCACAACTCCTTGATAGTATGGATCTTGAGCGCGAACGTGGTATCACTATCAAACTGAATGCCATTGAGCTTAACTACAAAGCTAAAGACGGCGAGACTTATATTTTCCACCTTATCGACACACCGGGACATGTGGACTTTACTTATGAGGTGTCACGTTCCCTTGCCGCCTGTGAGGGTGCTATCTTGGTGGTAGATGCAGCTCAAGGGATTGAAGCACAAACACTTGCCAATGTTTACTTGGCACTTGATAATGACTTGGAAATCTTACCAGTTATCAATAAAATCGACCTTCCAGCGGCAGATCCTGAGCGTGTACGTACAGAGATTGAAGATGTTATCGGATTAGATGCCTCGGAAGCTGTGCTTGCATCAGCTAAGGCTGGCATTGGTATCGAAGAGATTCTCGAACAAATTGTTGAGAAAGTTCCTGCGCCCCAAGGTGATGTGGAAGCACCTCTCCAAGCCCTTATCTTTGACTCTGTTTATGATGCGTATCGTGGCGTCATACTCCAAGTGCGTGTGGTTAACGGAATGGTTAAAACGGGCGATAAGATTCAAATGATGTCTAATGGCAAGACCTTTGACGTTACTGAGGTTGGTATTTTCACTCCTAAAGCTGTTGGCCGTGACTACCTTGCGACTGGAGATGTTGGTTATGTAGCAGCTTCAATTAAGACAGTTGCGGATACTCGTGTCGGTGATACAGTGACACTTGCGGATAATCCAGCCGCAGAACCACTTCATGGTTATAAGCAAATGAACCCAATGGTCTTTGCTGGTCTTTATCCAATTGAGTCAAATAAATATAACGACTTGCGTGAGGCTCTTGAAAAGCTCCAATTGAATGATGCCAGTCTTCAATTTGAGCCTGAAACGTCTCAAGCCCTTGGTTTTGGTTTCCGTTGTGGTTTCTTGGGCCTTCTTCACATGGATGTTATCCAAGAGCGTTTGGAACGTGAGTTTAACATCGATCTCATCATGACTGCACCATCAGTAGTTTACCATGTTAACACTACTGACGGTGAAATGCTTGAAGTGTCCAACCCATCTGAATTTCCAGATCCTACACGTATTGATACCATTGAAGAGCCTTATGTCAAAGCTCAAATTATGGTTCCTCAAGAGTATGTTGGTGCTGTTATGGAGTTGGCGCAACGTAAACGTGGTGATTTTGAAACCATGGAATATATTGATGATAATCGTGTTAACGTTATCTATCAAATTCCACTTGCTGAAATCGTCTTTGACTTCTTTGATAAATTGAAGTCATCAACTCGTGGTTATGCAAGTTTTGACTATGAATTGTCAGAGTACCGTCGTTCACAATTGGTGAAAATGGATATTCTCCTTAATGGTGATAAGGTCGATGCCCTTAGCTTTATTGTCCATAGAGAATTTGCCTACGAACGTGGAAAACTTATCGTTGATAAACTTAAGAAAATTATTCCACGTCAACAATTTGAAGTTCCTATCCAAGCGGCTATTGGTCAAAAAATTGTTGCCCGTACAGATATCAAAGCTCTTCGTAAAAACGTCTTGGCTAAATGTTACGGTGGTGACGTTTCACGTAAACGTAAACTCCTCGAAAAACAAAAAGCTGGTAAGAAACGTATGAAAGCCATTGGTTCGGTGGAGGTACCACAAGAAGCCTTCTTGTCTGTGCTTTCAATGGACGAAGATGAGAAATAA
- a CDS encoding MFS transporter produces MKIKKYAALSIYFNRFSSLISEYGYTILINILLSRISVQLVMYFWVVKCLAAIVTNRINISNSKLSRKYLLILLEITKAILLFLLGFGLNHIIVLLVVFIIEVVNVLFSSLLYSCVPIIIDKDSLIKFNARYTSIGSVSYFLAPLFVGLFINKSHFLLFAVYALLLIVGATSLLFLPNISTLNLKEERKKQNLNITLFNILRSKKIALVLLSGVIVGSIGVVYDTYEVVYLTKYLGISDSMYSFSLSFLAVSFLVMSFLLSFVKQISSHMKAFALGLSFYVLYLLLFSTSSNIYTVLMSYVFLAIGQTMMGIIETNYFQLSLNMKELQKLYIYSETLHSVFSGIAVLVIGSFAFLSSHLVLVFRSLAVFALFILLCYCVFVNLKKLSIDK; encoded by the coding sequence TTGAAAATAAAAAAATATGCAGCATTGAGTATTTATTTTAATCGTTTCTCATCGTTAATCTCAGAGTATGGTTATACTATCTTGATCAACATTCTATTGTCTAGAATTTCTGTGCAATTAGTTATGTATTTTTGGGTGGTAAAGTGTTTAGCTGCAATAGTTACAAATAGGATTAATATCTCAAATAGTAAACTGAGCAGAAAATACCTGCTTATTCTGTTAGAAATTACAAAGGCAATCTTACTTTTCTTACTAGGTTTTGGATTAAACCATATAATTGTCCTATTAGTTGTATTCATAATTGAGGTTGTCAATGTATTGTTTTCCAGTTTATTATATAGTTGTGTACCAATTATTATAGACAAGGATTCATTGATTAAGTTTAACGCTAGGTATACAAGCATTGGTTCAGTATCTTATTTTTTAGCACCGTTGTTTGTTGGTTTATTTATTAATAAAAGTCACTTTTTATTGTTTGCAGTTTATGCTCTTCTTTTGATAGTGGGAGCTACTAGTCTTTTATTTTTACCAAATATTTCGACTTTAAATTTGAAAGAAGAAAGAAAAAAACAAAATTTAAACATTACATTATTTAACATTCTGAGATCCAAAAAAATTGCATTAGTTCTATTATCTGGAGTTATTGTGGGATCAATTGGAGTTGTTTATGATACTTATGAAGTTGTTTATTTAACAAAGTATCTCGGTATTAGTGATTCTATGTATTCCTTTTCCTTATCATTTTTAGCAGTTTCATTCTTAGTAATGAGCTTCCTTCTTAGCTTCGTGAAACAAATAAGTTCTCATATGAAAGCTTTCGCCTTAGGTCTTTCATTTTATGTTCTATATCTACTTTTATTTAGTACATCTTCGAACATTTATACAGTACTAATGAGTTATGTTTTTCTAGCGATAGGTCAGACAATGATGGGGATAATCGAAACCAATTATTTTCAGTTGTCACTTAACATGAAAGAATTACAGAAACTATATATTTACTCGGAGACCTTACATTCTGTATTTTCAGGCATTGCTGTTTTAGTAATAGGAAGTTTTGCCTTTTTAAGTAGTCATCTTGTTTTAGTTTTCAGAAGTCTTGCTGTTTTTGCTCTGTTTATTCTTCTGTGTTATTGTGTGTTTGTAAACCTCAAAAAACTAAGCATTGATAAGTAA
- a CDS encoding radical SAM/SPASM domain-containing protein — protein sequence MTSNVYSIFFNWYNKQGILRNNRNNKLFSLNLATFLALKFMYQFSLKKFSDSKSQVIKNVIDFLNNNEISLSKTNTKIVEFSTKIPLKVIQIEVTNKCNLRCMHCYLPDYSKELDRKKISSIVYEAKQLGVMDVDFTGGEPLLLQGLSEIIEEVLKEGMCTTIFTNAVYIPEDFKILIQRYDGIRLKVSLDGWNETIHDSIRGRGTFKRTIKNIEYFRSLGVPVTVNVVLNNKNISGVKYFLELFDRLDVKYAFDRFLPFERNNRLSISDEEFNNAILCIPNIQANCNNISESTFESFYCGAGNSYVFINSSGDVGFCPTLSSTKFCGGNINEKTLNDIWINSKFFNHIRNVRCKYYNECPANYVCQGGCRSRAQFFGGSIGSPDIQECKLAYNLTGIKPKSMSL from the coding sequence ATGACGAGCAATGTTTACTCGATTTTTTTTAATTGGTACAATAAGCAAGGAATACTCAGGAATAATAGGAATAATAAACTATTTTCATTAAATTTAGCTACATTTTTAGCTTTAAAATTTATGTACCAATTTTCATTGAAAAAGTTTTCTGATTCAAAGAGTCAGGTAATAAAAAATGTTATAGATTTTCTAAATAACAATGAAATATCACTCTCTAAGACCAACACTAAAATTGTTGAATTTTCAACGAAAATACCATTAAAAGTGATACAGATTGAGGTCACGAACAAATGTAACCTAAGATGTATGCATTGTTATTTACCTGATTATTCAAAGGAGCTCGATAGAAAGAAAATTTCAAGTATAGTATATGAAGCTAAGCAGCTAGGAGTAATGGATGTTGATTTCACTGGAGGCGAACCATTATTATTACAGGGATTAAGTGAAATTATCGAGGAAGTATTAAAAGAGGGAATGTGTACAACAATTTTTACAAATGCTGTATATATTCCTGAAGATTTTAAAATATTGATTCAAAGATATGATGGTATAAGACTAAAAGTTAGTTTAGATGGTTGGAATGAAACAATACATGATTCAATTAGAGGAAGAGGTACATTTAAGAGAACAATTAAGAATATTGAATATTTTAGGAGTTTAGGAGTACCTGTTACTGTTAATGTTGTTTTGAATAACAAGAATATTAGTGGAGTGAAGTATTTTTTGGAGTTGTTTGATCGATTAGATGTGAAATATGCTTTTGATAGGTTTTTACCTTTTGAAAGGAATAATCGACTATCAATTAGTGATGAAGAATTCAATAATGCTATTTTGTGTATTCCCAATATTCAAGCAAATTGTAATAATATATCCGAATCCACATTTGAATCATTTTATTGTGGTGCTGGCAATTCTTATGTGTTTATAAATTCGTCAGGTGATGTTGGATTTTGTCCGACATTATCCTCCACTAAATTTTGTGGAGGTAACATTAATGAAAAGACTTTAAATGATATTTGGATTAATTCGAAGTTCTTCAATCATATTCGAAATGTACGATGTAAGTATTATAATGAATGCCCTGCAAATTATGTTTGTCAAGGTGGGTGTAGAAGTCGAGCTCAGTTTTTCGGAGGTTCTATTGGGAGTCCCGATATACAGGAGTGCAAGTTAGCATATAATTTAACTGGGATTAAGCCAAAGTCAATGAGTTTATGA
- a CDS encoding arginase family protein encodes MKILSIIYDGGSRIPGARFAPTKYYQEAMLYDRKDSDIITINLGNQDLFSIDLESLSRTIAESKVQIALGGDHSVTYLLAKATVREGAYLIVLDAHLDYFKDFESVVKNWNFLSFLTDIFEKIIIIGERNFEFPSSFDNKIIILSMEEYWLNKSRVLKKLDSYIDESKDIYLSIDIDVLDPSVFDSVSYPIIGGFQMNDFLGIISKILCSDKVYFCDIVEYNPMVGSDNAHIFYQMIQFVKSKLRRI; translated from the coding sequence ATGAAAATATTATCTATTATTTATGATGGTGGAAGTAGAATTCCAGGAGCGAGATTTGCTCCCACAAAATATTATCAAGAAGCGATGTTATATGATAGGAAAGATTCTGATATAATTACAATTAATTTAGGTAATCAAGATTTATTTTCTATTGATTTAGAAAGTCTAAGTCGAACTATTGCTGAATCTAAAGTTCAGATTGCTTTAGGAGGAGATCATTCAGTTACTTATCTATTAGCAAAGGCCACTGTTCGAGAGGGAGCATATTTAATTGTTTTAGATGCTCATTTAGATTACTTCAAAGACTTTGAAAGTGTTGTAAAAAATTGGAATTTTTTAAGTTTTTTAACCGATATTTTTGAAAAAATAATTATCATTGGGGAAAGGAATTTTGAGTTTCCTAGTTCATTTGATAATAAAATAATCATCCTCTCAATGGAGGAGTATTGGTTAAATAAGAGTAGAGTTTTGAAAAAGTTAGATAGTTATATTGATGAGTCAAAAGATATTTACTTATCAATAGACATTGATGTTTTGGATCCATCTGTTTTTGATTCAGTATCATATCCTATTATTGGAGGATTTCAAATGAACGATTTTCTTGGAATAATTTCCAAAATTTTATGTTCTGATAAGGTATATTTTTGTGATATAGTTGAGTACAATCCGATGGTTGGAAGTGATAATGCTCACATTTTTTACCAAATGATTCAATTTGTTAAATCAAAATTAAGGAGGATATAG
- a CDS encoding type II toxin-antitoxin system RelE/ParE family toxin, producing MREVSAIGIAEAMALKLVRKVDRKKDIFELRINTEGIFARSLFFRLEKANEEEDNVASPTYIITNSFKKKTNKTPSKELKKAIKRKSNYKNKR from the coding sequence ATACGAGAGGTTTCTGCTATCGGTATAGCAGAAGCCATGGCTCTAAAGTTAGTCAGAAAAGTAGATAGAAAAAAAGATATCTTTGAGCTTAGAATTAATACGGAAGGCATTTTCGCCCGTTCATTATTTTTCCGTTTAGAAAAAGCTAACGAAGAAGAAGACAATGTGGCTTCACCTACTTATATCATCACAAACTCCTTTAAGAAAAAAACAAATAAAACACCATCTAAGGAATTGAAGAAAGCTATCAAACGAAAATCGAACTATAAGAACAAGCGATGA
- a CDS encoding rhodanese-like domain-containing protein, whose product MDIAQIQSELAQDGLLIDVRTPEEYAEGHVKDALLIPHTQFFTADIPAKKDDSIYLYCKMGSRAEFAAGVLKERGYTKVTNLGGLDDMEALGFKFEK is encoded by the coding sequence ATGGATATAGCACAGATTCAATCAGAATTAGCTCAGGATGGACTATTAATTGATGTCAGGACTCCAGAAGAATACGCAGAAGGTCATGTTAAGGATGCTTTATTAATACCTCACACGCAGTTTTTCACAGCTGACATTCCAGCTAAAAAAGACGATTCAATTTATCTTTATTGTAAAATGGGATCTCGTGCTGAATTTGCTGCAGGAGTACTGAAAGAACGAGGATATACTAAGGTGACTAATCTAGGTGGCTTGGACGATATGGAAGCACTAGGGTTTAAGTTTGAAAAATAA
- a CDS encoding helix-turn-helix domain-containing protein: MKEIKLTPLDKVDRNGFLASYLAERSKKEPEILQHYNNEIECIKLSHKIKQLRENINLTQQELADRMGKSQASIGRIENGTTNPTYKTLEEIAAATNTRLVVDFVPIKN, encoded by the coding sequence ATGAAGGAAATCAAACTTACACCACTTGATAAAGTGGATAGAAACGGGTTTCTTGCTTCATACTTGGCAGAAAGGAGTAAAAAGGAACCTGAAATTCTACAGCACTATAACAATGAAATCGAGTGTATAAAGCTATCGCATAAAATTAAACAATTAAGAGAGAATATCAATTTAACTCAGCAAGAACTTGCTGATCGTATGGGAAAAAGTCAGGCTAGTATCGGACGTATAGAGAATGGCACCACTAATCCAACATATAAAACATTGGAAGAAATTGCCGCTGCAACCAATACTAGATTAGTTGTTGACTTTGTTCCAATAAAGAACTAG
- a CDS encoding sensor histidine kinase has translation MYLFSLSYRFGVVIPANQVESDLSAVRSDIETSKVFNPEILPDGTSYVFLTRDFKLKKSNMPVNLQEESLLNYQFKNAHGEKYGYFQSFERSDGIVIVNYQLSPRYRNEWMNQHFPNADLMIISSMFVSILIIFIILTFYYANKLSQQLKPILRVTEKISQQDLDFQTSQSTIKEFNQVLSGLDHMRIALRESLMENWKAEQDKQNQISALTHDLKTPLTVARGNAELLAMTSLDENQTELLEHFQKGIAQVDAYVKELSELNKMSLKKTLTLEEVPVKEFVEDIYDQTLSLAQTKQINVVFDKEEIAKESIGNWDKPLLNRAIMNIVSNAVEHTPSGSQLLLTARVEEDEFKFICLDSGPGFSLESLENATQLFYQEDKSRQSRNHSGLGLTIANDIIRLHYGSLSLANDNGTGSAKVTIILPLLNTDDS, from the coding sequence TTGTATTTATTCAGCTTGTCTTATCGTTTTGGAGTTGTGATTCCAGCAAATCAAGTTGAGAGTGATTTGTCTGCTGTGAGAAGTGATATTGAAACTTCTAAGGTCTTTAATCCCGAGATTTTACCTGATGGTACGAGTTATGTCTTTTTAACTAGGGATTTTAAGCTTAAAAAGTCTAACATGCCTGTTAACTTGCAAGAAGAATCCTTACTAAATTACCAATTCAAGAATGCTCACGGTGAGAAATACGGCTATTTTCAGTCTTTTGAACGATCAGATGGCATAGTCATTGTCAATTATCAACTATCACCTCGGTACCGTAATGAGTGGATGAACCAGCATTTCCCCAATGCTGATCTTATGATAATTAGTTCAATGTTTGTATCTATCTTAATCATATTTATTATTTTAACTTTTTATTATGCAAATAAATTGAGTCAGCAACTTAAACCTATATTAAGGGTTACTGAAAAAATTTCCCAACAAGATTTGGATTTTCAAACTTCTCAGTCTACAATTAAGGAATTTAATCAGGTTTTAAGTGGTTTGGATCATATGCGTATAGCACTTCGTGAGTCTTTGATGGAAAATTGGAAGGCAGAGCAAGATAAACAAAATCAGATTTCTGCCCTGACACATGACTTAAAGACGCCCCTAACAGTTGCTCGTGGAAATGCGGAACTCTTAGCTATGACGTCCTTGGATGAAAATCAAACGGAGTTGTTAGAGCATTTTCAAAAAGGTATTGCACAGGTTGATGCTTATGTAAAAGAGTTGTCAGAACTCAACAAAATGAGTTTGAAGAAGACCCTGACGCTTGAAGAAGTTCCAGTTAAGGAATTTGTTGAAGACATTTACGATCAAACCTTGTCATTAGCTCAAACGAAACAAATCAATGTGGTATTTGACAAGGAGGAAATTGCGAAAGAAAGCATAGGCAATTGGGATAAGCCCTTGTTGAATCGAGCTATTATGAATATTGTTTCAAATGCCGTAGAGCATACACCCAGTGGCAGTCAGTTGCTCCTGACCGCTAGGGTAGAAGAAGATGAATTCAAGTTTATATGCCTTGATTCTGGTCCTGGATTTTCCCTTGAATCTCTTGAAAACGCTACTCAGCTATTTTATCAAGAGGATAAAAGCAGACAGAGTCGCAATCATAGTGGCCTTGGTCTGACTATTGCCAATGATATTATTCGTTTACACTATGGTAGTCTTTCTCTTGCAAATGACAATGGCACGGGTAGTGCTAAAGTGACTATCATTTTACCCCTTTTAAATACAGATGACTCCTAG